ATATTCTTGCCTTATCGCTATAAACCGGTCGATGTTCGTGATAAGTTCCGCGCAAAACCGGTCGCAAGATAATAATAGGAACATCTGCCCGATATGGCGTCACTGTTTGAAAGTCAGGCATCCCGGCCCTTGGCCGACAGGCTGCGTCCGGCCAAGCTGGATGAGGTTGTCGGACAGGGGCATCTGTTCGGGGATGAGGGACCGATCACGCGCATGATCAATACCGGGCGTGTGCCATCGGTCATTCTTTGGGGGCCGCCGGGCTGCGGCAAAACGACGCTGGCGCGCCTAATGGCCGATGTTGCCGATATGGCGTTCGAGCCCTTGTCGGCGATCTTTTCCGGGGTGGCGGACCTTCGCAAGGTGTTTGACCGGGCACGCGGGCGGCGGGCAACCGGGGCATCGACCCTGTTGTTCATTGATGAAATCCACCGTTTCAACAAGGCACAACAGGACAGCTTCCTGCCGTTTGTTGAAGACGGCACCATTACCCTGATCGGGGCGACAACCGAAAACCCCTCGTTCGAGCTGAACGCGGCGTTGCTGTCGCGCTGTCAGGTGCTGGTGCTTAAACGGCTTGATGATCAGGGTCTTGAAGAGCTTCTGGTGCGTGCGGAAAAGGAAATGGGGTTCGAGCTGCCCCTGTCGCCCGAAGCACGGGTAACGCTGCGCGCCATGGCCGATGGGGATGGCCGTTATTTGCTGAACCTTGCCGAAGAACTGTTTTTGCTGCCGCCCAGTGACGATGGCCCGCTTGGCGTTGCCGAACTGTCGCGTACCGTGCAAAAGCGCATGCCGCTTTATGACAAGGGCGATGACAGTCATTATAACCTGATCAGTGCGCTGCATAAATCGGTGCGCGGGTCGGACCCGGATGCGGCCCTGTACTGGTTTAATCGGATGCTGGCCGGGGGCGAGGACCCGAAATTCGTCGCGCGCCGCATCACCCGCATGGCGGTCGAGGATATCGGACTTGCCGATCCGCAGGCGCAGCAGATTTGTGTTGGCGCGTGGGAGACGTATGAACGCCTCGGCAGCCCCGAAGGCGAACTGGCGCTGGCGCAGGCGGTGATCTATCTGGCGCTGGCGCCCAAATCAAATGCCGGTTATGCCGCCTATAAACGATCATTGAAGGTCGCGCGCGATACCGGGTCGCTGATGCCGCCGGCCCATATCCTCAATGCCCCGACCAAGCTGATGAAGGATATCGGCTATGGCAGTGGCTATGCCTATGACCATGATCAGGAAGATGGTTTTTCCGGGCAGAATTATTTTCCCGATGGCATGCGCCGCCAGAATTTTTACGAACCGGTCGAACGCGGTTTTGAACGTGATTTGAAAAAGCGGGTCGACTATTTCGATAAATTACGCCGGGAACGTCAAAAGCAGCGCGGCGAAGACTAATCGGCAGGTGTGTTGTTCTCTTTTGGTCAACAATCTGGTGAAAAGACATCGGATAATCATCGTCATGGAAACTGTTAAAGTCGGGGTAACAGAAACAAACCCGGACTTGGAGAATTCACATGACTTCGATCCTGCATATCAATGCCTCGGTTAACGGCGAAAATTCCAATTCGCGTCAGATCGCATCAAAGCTGATCGAACGTATTGTTGCCGCAACTCCGGCTGCCAATGTTGTTGAACGTGACCTGAACGACAAATCGATCCCGGCCCTGACCGGCGAGATTGTCGGCGCGTTCTATACCCCGGCTGAAAACCGTACCGAGGCACAGAAAGACGTGATCGCCGTTTCCGACAAACTGGTTGCCGAGCTTCAGGCATCCGACGTCGTTGTGATCGGTGCGCCGATGTATA
The Thalassospira xiamenensis M-5 = DSM 17429 DNA segment above includes these coding regions:
- a CDS encoding replication-associated recombination protein A codes for the protein MASLFESQASRPLADRLRPAKLDEVVGQGHLFGDEGPITRMINTGRVPSVILWGPPGCGKTTLARLMADVADMAFEPLSAIFSGVADLRKVFDRARGRRATGASTLLFIDEIHRFNKAQQDSFLPFVEDGTITLIGATTENPSFELNAALLSRCQVLVLKRLDDQGLEELLVRAEKEMGFELPLSPEARVTLRAMADGDGRYLLNLAEELFLLPPSDDGPLGVAELSRTVQKRMPLYDKGDDSHYNLISALHKSVRGSDPDAALYWFNRMLAGGEDPKFVARRITRMAVEDIGLADPQAQQICVGAWETYERLGSPEGELALAQAVIYLALAPKSNAGYAAYKRSLKVARDTGSLMPPAHILNAPTKLMKDIGYGSGYAYDHDQEDGFSGQNYFPDGMRRQNFYEPVERGFERDLKKRVDYFDKLRRERQKQRGED